The Vidua macroura isolate BioBank_ID:100142 chromosome 4, ASM2450914v1, whole genome shotgun sequence genome window below encodes:
- the RHOH gene encoding rho-related GTP-binding protein RhoH produces the protein MLDSVKCVLVGDSAVGKTSLLVRFTSETFPDDYRPTVYENTGVDVFMDGIQISLGLWDTSGSDAFKGIRPLSYQQADVVLMCYSVANHNSFLNLRNKWISEIRSHLPRIPVLVVATQTDQRDMGPYSSACISPIDGKRLAQAVRAKGYLECSALSNRGVQQVFEYAVRTAVNQAKRQNRRKLFSINECKIF, from the coding sequence ATGTTGGATTCAGTCAAGTGTGTTCTGGTGGGAGACTCTGCCGTTGGGAAAACATCTCTCTTGGTCCGTTTCACCTCTGAGACTTTTCCAGATGACTACAGACCCACTGTATATGAAAATACTGGAGTGGATGTCTTCATGGATGGCATACAGATCAGCTTAGGTCTTTGGGACACATCTGGCAGTGATGCTTTTAAAGGCATTCGCCCCCTCTCCTACCAACAGGCAGATGTGGTATTAATGTGCTACTCGGTGGCAAACCATAATTCCTTTCTGAACCTGAGGAACAAATGGATCAGCGAGATCCGCAGCCATTTGCCCCGCATCCCTGTTTTGGTGGTGGCCACTCAGACTGACCAGCGTGACATGGGTCCCTACAGTTCTGCCTGCATCAGCCCTATAGATGGAAAGCGGCTGGCCCAGGCTGTGCGAGCCAAAGGCTATTTGGAGTGCTCTGCCCTCAGCAACAGGGGCGTGCAGCAGGTGTTTGAGTACGCTGTGCGGACAGCGGTCAACCAAGCCAAGAGGCAGAACAGGCGGAAGCTCTTCTCCATTAATGAGTGCAAGATCTTTTGA